In the genome of Pontibacter actiniarum, the window GTATTTGCCCAGTGGCAACCCAATGGCTACCGTGAGCAGGAACATGGCGATTACTCCTAGTATATCAGTTAACATTTTTCTTGTGTTGTGGTAGTGAACTTAGAATTTCTCGGGTTTTAGCAGCACGTAAAACAGGTAGCCAAACGTGACGATGCTTAGGATGAAAAGTGCAATCATATCTTTTGTGTGTATAGATGAGCTTCATAGGTTGGAAAGGCATTAAGGCAGCATGTTGTGCGTCATCTGCTGAGAGCAACGAACCAGGGCCGGCCCCATCAGCAAGCGCCACTGCAGCGAGTTATCTCCGTTGTAAAGGTGCAGGGCATACAGGTAAGAAACCTGCAGCGCGTGGCGCACCTGCTGATCGCCTTCCTGCAACAGCTTGTTTGCCTCCCGGAAGCATCGGCGGGCGCCGTCGAGGTTAACGGCATCGATAAAGCGGTTGGTGTAAGAGGCAAAGCAGGCCAGCTGGCGGTGCAGGTTGCGCTTGTTCTCTTCTAAACTAATCTCAGGTGCCAGGTCCGGAAATTCCTGGCTCAGCTCCTTCGAAATTTCATGATGCTGTATCATAGCGCTCATAGAAAAGAAATTAAATGTTGTCAAAAAAATCAATGGATTTGTAAAAGAGCCAGAAGCAGGCAAGCCCGGCTACCAGCAGTAAAATCGTCATCAGCACTTCATTCATAGTATAAATGGTTTGTTGTGCCAGACCTTTAGTCAAGGGGGGTGCCAGGAAGTATAAAGTATGGGCTACCCAAGTATAAACCGCAACTAATCAAGCCATTTCACACTTGCGCTTTTCCTGGAGGTGATCCAACAAAAAAGCCGACCCTACCATTTTGGTAGGGTCGGCTTTTCATATCGGTAGGCTATACTTGCGGAAACGCGTCAGCGGCCGCTATACTTAGCTCCTTTTTGATCACCTATACTTGAGGCAGTTTTTAGTTCAGGCCATACTCCTGCACCTTGCGGTAAAGCGTGGTCAGGCCGATGTGCAGGCGGCGGGCGGCTTCGGTTTTGTTGCCGTCGGTCTGTTCCAGTATTTTCATGATGTGCTTGCGCTCCACGGTACTGAGGGAGGTATCGCTTTCAGAAGCCTCCAGGGAGGGAGCTGCTGTCCAGAACTCTGCGGGCAGGTGCTCGGGCGTCAGTTTTTCTTCATCGGCCAATATAACGGCACGCTCCATCACGTTTTTCAGCTCCCGGATATTTCCCTTCCAGGGGTAATGCTTCAGCTTCTGAATAAACTCTTCGCTCATCCCCTCCAGCCGACGGTTCATTTTCAGGTTGTACAGCTGCAGGAAGTGCTGCGCCAGCAGAGGGATATCCGCCTGTCGCTCCCGCAGCGTTGGCACCCTTATCTTGAACACCGAGAGGCGGTAGTACAGGTCAGGACGGAAGCGGTCTGCCTCGGCTTCAGCCTGCAGGTCGCGGTTGGTGGCGGCCACAATGCGCACGTTCACTTTTACAGGTTTTGTATCGCCCAGCTTTGTAAAGGATTGCGTCTCCAGCACGCGCAGGAATTTGGCCTGTAGTTCCGGCGGCATCTCCCCTATCTCATCCAGGAAAATAGTACCGCCGTTGGCTTCTTCGAACAAGCCTTTCTTATCGGCCATCGCCCCGGTAAAGGCTCCTTTCTTGTAGCCAAATATCTCCGACTCCAAAAGGTCTTTCGGGAAAGCGCTGCAGTTGACGGCCACAAACGGTTTGCTGCGCCTTGGGCTGGCACTGTGGATGGCCTGCGCAAACAGCTCCTTTCCCACGCCTGTTTCGCCTTCGAGCAACACGGTCGAATCCGTGGCAGCAACGCGTGCCGTTAGCTCTTTGGCCTGTTTTAAGGCGGGTGTATGGCCGATAATGGTATCTAAGGTAAACTTAGCCTCCACTTGCTTTTCCAGCTCGGCCACCCGTTTGCGCAGCCTTGCTTTGTCGGCAGCCCTGGCCACTGTTACGATCAGTTGCTCGTCGTTCTCCCCTTTGGTCAGGTAATCAAAGGCCCCCTGCTTCATAGCACTTACGCCATCCTGTATCGTTCCGAAGGCCGTCATCAGGATCACCTCCGGCAGCGGGTACTTTTCCTTTACCTTGCGCAGGATGTTCAGGCCATGGTCGTCGGGCAGCTTCACGTCGCTCAGCACCACCTCCACCTCCTCTGCATGGTTCTCCAGCAACTCAAACCCCTCGCGGGCGTTTTTGGCCTGCAGCACCTGGTATCCCTCCAGCTCCAGCACACGTGCCAGTACCTGCCGCAGGTTGTTTTCGTCATCGATGAGGAGAAGCGTTGAATTTGTTTGCATTACTAAAAGGTTTTGGTGCCGCCAAGTTAAGGAGTTCTTTCGTTACATGGTGAGTAAGCTTTTCCTAAGGAAGAGTTCTCCTTCTGATTATACTTCTACAGGCATGGCAATGCATAGCTTCATTCCACCACCGCCCATTCAAAACACAACCCAGACACTTGCAGGAGCTGCGCACGCTGCGGGGTCTTGTTGGCTGCTGCGAAGCAAGCGCATCCTGTTAATCCTCTAATCCTACAAATCCTGCTTCAGGTATTTATAAAAGTCTATATTCTTATACTTGATGTTATCAATTTTTGTAACTTGTATTTGCGTTACACCACCTACTACTCGTTTACATGACTACGAAAACAAATAATACTGCCAAACCCAAGGCAGAAACAGATTTGGCATCCTTTCCCTTTGCTATTCCCAATACGCGGGAGATTGCTTTAGCTGAGAAACAATCCAAAGATCTCCTATTCTCGCTGCTGCAGAAATGCCTGGTTGACCAGCAGGCCGATAAGGCCCCTATGAACTCGCTGTTTAGCATCAGCAAAGTCAACTTTTTGTGACTCCATACACTGTGGCACTACCTCTCGGCGCTATGTAGGGTCCGAAGCGGAGGATGATGTCGGGGTTCCAAAACCTGTAAAACAAACTATTATTCGATTACATACCACTTACAATGTCAAAATTTATTACTGGTAAAGAGCTGGAAGATGCTGTTTACAATATTATCTGGGAGGCAAAAAGAGATCTTTTGATTGTGTCACCTTACATCAAGCTTGATGACTATTTTAAGAACCTGTTTAAAAAGCACCTGAACAGCCCAAAACTGCACATAAACATCATCTTTGGGAAAAATGAAGGGCAGGTAAGCAAGAGCTTCAGTAAGTCTGATCTGAAATTCTTTATGCAGTTTCCCAACATCAGCCTGGTTTACGTGCCCAACCTACACGCGAAATATTATGCCAATGATGAAGCAGGAGTTTTAACCTCCATTAACCTTTATGACTACTCTTTCAAAAATAACATAGAATACGGTGTGATATTCGAGTCGAAAGGTATTAGTCTGCTATCAAAGCAGTCTGATACGGCCGTGTGGGAAACTAGTCTTGACATAGCAAATGACCATGAAGTGGTTTACGTAAAGCGTCCGATTTTTGAAAAAGGTTTACTTAGCAAAAACTACATGGGCTCTAAAGTACTACTAGATAGAACGGAAGAACTTTATAAAGCCAAAACGCTGGAAAGAGGCAAAAAGAGACTTGAGGATTTTGAAGAAGAGCTTGACGCCAACGACTACGCAAAAAGGCCTAGCAGAGAAGAGGTCGAGAAGCAGCCAAGGCCTGTCTACAGTGAACAAAAAGTTTCTGAGCGGCCTTTCCAGCCAGGCTACTGCATTAGAACAGGAGAAAAAATAGCCTTTGACCCAGAGCGGCCTTTAAGTTATCAAGCCTATAAAAGTTGGGCTCAATTTGGAAACGAAGATTACCAGGAAAACTTCTGCCACTACTCAGGTGAGCCCTCAAAGGGTGAAACAAGTGTTCGTCGACCTATACTTTACAAGAATTGGAAGAAGGCGCAGGAATTTAGCAACAGCTCAACCCCTAGGTTTGCCAAGGGTTTATAAAGGCAATACATACAACACTTGAAACACAAGAGCGAAGAGCAAAAAATTTGCTCTTCGCTCTTGTGTTGACAAGGTCTACAGCGTACTTAAAGAGGTAGACTTATAGAGACGCGGCAAGCCTAGGATCTTGTACAGTGCCCCCCTTCTACCACGGAATTTCGCCAGTTTCAGGATTGGTCTCTTCGCTGAAAAACTTTCCTGTTGGTCCGTTCTGGTCTAGTAGCGCATACCTTACAATGCGCTTCCCGGCTTCTTCGACCTCACCCCCATTGTGATTCGTGAAATCGGTTTTGGTATAGCCGGGGCACACCGCATTTACTTTAAAGGCCGTGTCACGCAGTTCGTAGGCCAAATGAACGGTGTACATGTTCATGGCGGCCTTTGAAGAAGCGTAAACCGCATACTTGGCATAGTCATAGGCTGGCCAGCTTGGGTTGCTTTGCAACGAAAGAGAGCCTACGCTGGTGCTTACATTCACAATTCTTGGCTCGGCCGACTTGCGTAGCAGGTCAATAAAAGCCTGCGTGACCCTTGCCACGCCCAGCACATTGGTGTTGAAGGCTGCGGTAAACTGATCTGCTCTCGCCTCAAGTGCGGTATACGGCATCCCCCCGTTGATTCCTGCGTTATTAATAAGCACATCCAAGGCACCTGATTTTTTACCGATGTCCTCACGGGCAGCTTTGACTGAGCTTTCATCTGTTACATCCAGTTGGATGGCCTCTGCGTTGGTCAGCCCTTCCGACTTCAGCTTTTCAACCGCCTCGAGCCCTTTGTTCAAGTCACGGCTTCCGAGGTAAACGTAGAATCCTTTTTGCAGCAGTTGCTTTGCCGTTTCAAAGCCGATGCCTTTGTTCGCTCCTGTAATTAATGCTGATTTCATTTTTAGTGCTTTTTAGATGACTTAGGCAAAAGTGCACCTTCTAAAAATGAAGCCGTTTACCATTTGGTAAAAACAGTTCTAGCGGATGTTCTTCCGTATTCTGCTCAACGACTGCTGCGTCACCCCTAAGTAGGACGCGATATAAGCTAAGGGAACACGGTTGATAAGCGACGGATAGTTTTCCATGAACTCTAAATAACGCGTAGTAGCGTCTTGTGAAATGACGGGGCCTTTTCTGGACTTTTGGAACATGCAGGCATGCACCATCTTGTTCTTGATGCTGTCCCAGCCTACAATGGTGTGGGAGAGCTCTTCCCAATCCTGCTTCGAAAATAGCATGAGTTTACAGTCCGTACAGGCCTGTATGTATTCTGTAGAGACCAGGTTAGCTTCAAAATTGATGTAATCAACCACTAAACTGTTTTCGTTGATAAAGCAACGCGTGATTCCTTCCCCTTTGTTGTTGTAGTAACAGCCCCGCATCACACCTTCCACAATAAAGCCGACGTGCCTGGGGATACTTCCAGCCTGGGAAAAGTACTCGTCTTTTTGCAGGTCTGCTGCTATTGCTCTTTTTTCAACAAAGCTGATTTGTTGCTTGTTCAGGTTGCCAAACTGCAAAATGTACTCTATCAACTCTTTCATGACAGTAAGTTACACAAACTCATTTTTGAAGAACTTACCATATGGTAAAAAGTATCGCTTCCTTACTTAAAAAAAGTCATTGCAAGGATGAAGTCTTCTTTCACTAAAATGTTATCATCAAGTATAGATAACCCTGATCTTCTTGCAGCACTTTGCAGCAGCGGTACACAGAGTAAAATACAAAAGAGCAAAAGTCCATTCGGTATTCCTACGCCACATTTTACGGTTGCCCCACCGCCTTTGCTGGCACAGCAACATAGGGGAAGCTGTCTTTATACCTGTTCAGCTTCTTTTCGAACAGGTGCCAGGAGGCAACGCTCAGGCCGACTAAAACCAGGGCTTCTACCGTTAGCAGTAAAGGGCGGTTAACGGTACCCACACCCAGCTGCTGCAGGAGCCGCTCGGTAAAGTACGGGACGAAGTTATGGAACAGGTAAAGACCATAGCTGATCTGCCCCACATACCGCATGGGCCTTGAAGACAGCAGCCGGCCAGCTATGCCTTTGAACCCCTGCGCTGCACCAAAAGTGATGCTGCTAAACAAACTGATCACCGCAAAATCCCTGCACACTCCTAAAACAGGCATTGATTTCAGCAGCCCTGGCGTAAGCTGCAGCACCCCGAAAATAACCAGGCCTGCTACCCCTCCTGCTTGTATCCAGGCAGCAAACTTGTCGCGCCGCCGGGCATCGCCCCTAAAGCTCCTGCTTTTCTCACACAGCGCCAGCAGCGCCCCCGCCCCCAGGTAGTGCAAAGAACTGATGGGGAGCACCCCTGCTCTGCTTCCTCCCACTTCCAGCAGGAGACACGCCAGCTTGAAGGCTGGGGCAAGAAGTATAAACCCTCCCATGGTTACAAAAAGGTGGCGCCTCGGCGTAAAAAGTATAACGAACGGCCACAGCAGGTAAAACTGCTCTTCCACCGCCAGCGACCACAGGTGCGAGGCCTCTCCTATCCAGTGCCCCTCCCTAAAGATGGCTATGTTCGAAAGATAGCTCAGGTGCCACCCGAGGTAACGCTGTATGTTGACGGAGCCCAGCAGTGCGGCAAGTATGACCACCAGGTAGTAGAGCGGAAATATCCGGAGAAACCTGCGGGCGTAGAAGCTCCTGACGACCTGCTTTTTAGCCACCCCCAATGCTTCGGCCTTTGTGCGGGCATCCAGCAGTATACCCGTGATCAAATAGCCGCTCAGCACAAAAAACAGCTGTACCCCCAAGCCTCCGAATCCTGTTTGCTTTACCTCCGGCGTCCAGTGGAAAAGCACGACAGCAGTTACGGCGATTGCGCGGAGGCCGTCCAGTTGCACCATGTAGCCTTGCCTTGTCAGCTTCAAGTTCATAAAAGTTCTCCTCCCTGCCTCTGGCCTCACCGAAGCCTGTAAAAGCAGGCGGCAAAGGTACAAAAAGACAGGAGCTTGCTATAAAATATCGGCTGCAGGTCTATATTTGCAGGCAAGCCCACTTTACCTGCAGGAGTTCCCGTAGTTGAAAAAGCGAAGCAGGTAACTCTATAAACTATAGCCACTATGATGGATGTTCTAATTCTTCTGGCCGGATTTGCGGCCTTGATCTACGGTGCCACCAAGCTAGTGGACGCTGCCTCCAGCCTGGCATCAAGACTGGGCGTGCCTAATATTGTGATCGGCCTGACCATTGTGGCCTTCGGAACATCTGCACCGGAGCTGGTGGTGAACCTTTTCGCGGCGGTAGACAACAACACGGCAATGGTGCTGGGCAACGTGCTGGGAAGTAATATCTTCAACGTGCTGGGTATTTTGGGTATCTCCGCCCTTATTTATCCACTCAGTGTGAAATCCAACACCACCTGGCTGGAGGTCCCGCTGAGCTTACTGGCTGCGGTTGCCGTGCTCGTGCTGGCCAATGACACGTTTCTGGACGGGGATGCATCTAACGCCATTTCCCGCACAGACGGGATCATTCTGCTGCTCTTCTTTTCCATCTTCCTGGTGTACAACATTACCTTGGCCGTCGGGGGAACAGGAGAAGATGAGACACCCACGCAGCAGTATACTTACCTGCAGGCCTCCCTATTTCTGCTGGTTGGCCTTGCCGGGCTGATTATCGGAGGTCGCCTGATCGTGATGAGTGCCGTGAGCATCGCCGAGTCTTTTGGGCTTTCGGAGCGCATCATTGGCCTTACCATCGTGTCGATCGGCACCTCGCTGCCGGAGTTGGCCACCTCGGTGGTAGCCGTCAGAAAGCGTAACGTGGATATCGCCATAGGCAACGTGGTAGGGTCTAACATCTTTAACATCTTTTTTATACTTGGCATTTCGACGGTCGTAACGCAGGTACCGGTGCAGCCTGAGGCAGGTACAGACATCATGGTTACTATTGTATCCAGCCTGCTTCTGTTCCTGTTTATCTTCACAGGAAAAGGAAGGCAGCTGGCGCGTTGGGAAGGGGCAGTTTTGCTAGCCCTCTACGTTGGCTATATCCTGATGCTTCTATTCTAGGCTGGCACCAGGCGCTAAGGCTGTTTATACTATTTGAGTACACAATTTCCCTTTGTTAGTGCCTGCAGCCTGCACCCCTCACTTTATTCACAAAATATGTAGCTCCGCCTGTTGTTTTAGTCATTGCAACACCATTCCTTTGCTGCGATGATAGCTACAGGTATACAGGTTATTAAAAAGCTCCACGTGCTGCTGGCAGTAATGCTGTGCGCTGTGCTGGCTTTTGCCATGCCTGTTCCTGTACAAGCGGCACCTTCCCAGGAAGCTGCACAGCAGGATTTGCTAGACCTGTCCGTAGAGAAGCAGCTGGTTCTCTTTGCCGGGGAGATTTCCTCCGGAGAGCCGGAGGCTGTACTTCAGCTAGACAAGGCACTGCTGACCCCGATACTGAGGGTAGTCCTGCAACAGCTTTACCCTCAGGCACAAAACGCAGCTCCTGCGCCGCACTTTCACCCTGCCTCCAACGGCGGCTGCGGCTTGCATACCATCCTCACTAAAGGCCCTTAGAAACACCCTCCATTCCTACTCCTTCTCTGGTCTGAGAAGCTGTTTTGCTGTGCTGTTTATAGCACGGGAATGTAACGTATGTTTCTATTTTTTGCCTTAGTGGGCTTGTGCACATGGAGCTGTTCCAGAATCTCCTCGATTTTATTTTACACATTGACCAACACCTGATTCTGCTGCTGCAGGAGTACAGGAACTGGATCTACCTGATTCTCTTTCTAATCGTATTTTGTGAGACAGGGCTGGTGGTCACTCCTTTTCTTCCGGGCGACTCGCTGCTTTTTGCGCTTGGAGCCCTGGCAGCCATTCCCTCGTCAGGCTTACAAGTAGCGTTGTTGCTGGGGCTGCTGTGCGTTGCGGCCATCTTAGGCGACTCTTTCAACTACCTCACGGGCATCAAGCTGGGCGCTAAAGTCTATCATAAGAATTATTGGTTTCTGCGCCAAAAGCACCTGCAGAAGGCTGAGCAGTTCTACGTTCGCCACGGCGGGCGCACCATTATCTACGCGCGCTTTATACCCATTGTGCGCACTTTTGCACCCTTTGCGGCAGGCATGGCAAAAATGCACTACAAGCGTTTCCTGTACTTCAATGTGGTGGGGGCGCTGCTCTGGGTCTTCTTTTTCATCATGATCGGCTACCTGTTTGGCAACCTGCCTGCAGTAAAGCAAAACTTCTCGCTCCTGGTCATGGGCATTATAGGCGTTTCCATGTTACCCCCTGTTTTAGCGTTTGTGAAACAGCGCCTGGTAACACCGGTCAGGCAGTAACCCTTCATGTTGCAGCTGTTTCTTGGCGGCTATTGCTAAATTCTATACTTAAACAAAGATGAGTCTTTTATCAAAAGGCAACGCCGTCTCCACCGGGGGGCTCCTTATTTCGCTTGGTATCATTTATGGCGACATCGGCACTTCGCCCCTGTACGTGATGAAGGCCATCATCGGGGATGCCCCTATCTCAGAGGCGCTGGTGTATGGCGGTATATCCTGCGTGTTCTGGACCCTTACCCTGCAAACTACTATAAAGTACGTGCTTCTCACGCTGCAGGCAGATAACAATGGGGAGGGAGGAATTTTTTCCCTGTACACCCTTATCAGGCGCAAAGCAAGTTGGTTGGTTGTACCTTCTATGGTCGGAGGGGCAGCTTTGTTGGCGGATGGTATCATCACTCCGCCCATCTCTGTCTCCTCCGCTATAGAGGGGTTACGCCTCCTGTATCCTGCTATTCCTACCGTTCCGCTGGTGCAGGCCATCCTAACGGGGTTATTTCTCATGCAGAGCTTTGGAACCGAAATCGTAGGGAAGGCTTTCGGGCCCATCATGCTGCTTTGGTTTACCACACTGGCCTCCCTGGGTGCTGTCTCCGTGGTGCAGCACCCGGAGATACTGCAGGCGCTGAATCCTGCCTATGCATACAACCTGCTGCTGTACTACCCGAATGGCTTTTGGCTCTTGGGGACTGTGTTCCTGTGTACCACTGGAGCGGAGGCCCTGTACTCGGACCTGGGCCACTGCGGGCGCCCAAATATCCGCCTGAGCTGGGCCTTTGTGAAAACCTCTTTGCTCTTAAACTACCTGGGGCAGGGAGCCTGGCTGATGACGCAAGAAGGCAGCAGGCTACAGGGAAATCCGTTCTATGGCCTGATGCCGGATTGGTTTTTACTTTTCGGCATCACGATAGCGACCATTGCGGCCATCATTGCGAGCCAGGCGCTGATATCCGGCTCCTTTACGCTTATCAGTGAGGCTATCCGCCTAAACCTGTGGCCGAAGGTAAAGCTGGTGTACCCCACCAACCTGAAGGGCCAGCTTTATGTGCCCAGCATTAACTGGCTCCTGTGGCTGGGCTGCGTGGGAGTGGTACTGTACTTCCGCGAGTCCGAGCACATGGAGGCAGCGTACGGCCTGGCCATCACCATGGCAATGCTTTCCACCACTGTTCTGATGTCTTACTACCTCTATACCAGGTTTAAATCCAAGGTAGTGGTCTCGCTGTTCCTGGCTACTTATCTGCTCATCGAACTGGCATTCCTGGTGGCCAACCTTAACAAGTTCCCGCACGGGGGCTGGGTCTCCCTGTTGCTTGGCATGCTGTTGCTGACGGTGATGTACATCTGGAGAAATGCCTACTACATCAAGCGTAGCTTCACAGAGTATGTTCGCCTGCCTGACTACCTTCCTGCCCTCGAGGCCTTGAGCACTGATGAGACGATCCCGAAGTATACCACTCACCTGGTGTTCATGACAAGCGCCTCTGACCCAAAGGAAATCGAATCTAAGATCATCTATTCTATTTTCCAGAAGCGCCCCAAGCGGGCTGACATTTACTGGTTTATACATGTGGAGACAACAGACGAGCCTTACACCACCGAGTACAAAGTACAGCACATAGCGGAGGGCGATGTGATTCGCATAGACTTTAAGCTGGGGTTCAGGGTGGAGCAGCGGATTAACCTTTTCTTCCGCAAGGTAGTGGAGGAGCTTGTTGAAAACGGAGAGGTAGACATTACCAGCCGCTATCAGTCCCTGAGCAAGCAGCACCTCATCGGTGACTTCCGCTTCGTGGTGCTGGAGAAATTCCTCTCCTACGATAACGACCTGCCTCTCAAAAAGCGCCTGATCATGGAGTGCTACTTTAACCTAAAGCAGTTTGCCACCTCCGAGAGCAAGTGGTTTGGCTTAGACACCAGCTCTGTGAAAGTGGAGAAAGTGCCGCTGGTGATAGCTCCCGCCAAGTTGCCCCAGTTAAAACGCGTGCTGGCTTAACGTGTAAACGTGATGATTCTGACAAAAGAAACGCTGCAGGCAAAGTTCTCGCCCCGCAAGCTCCTTCTCCCCCTGCTGTTGGGCCTGGGAGTGGTGGGCTACATGCTGCACCAGAGCTATGAACCGGGTCAGTTGCAAACGCTGCTGCAGGCAAACCCCTTCTGGCTGGCTATGGCTTTGCTACTGCTCCTCGTGCGGGACTGTGGTTATATGCACCGTATCCGCTACATCACCGAAAAAGAGCTTACTTGGAAGCAAAGCTTTCAGGTGATCACGCTATGGGAGTTTGCCTCCTGTGCCCTGCCCTCTGTGGTAGGCGGTTCCACCATTGCGTCCTACATCCTGTTCAAAGAGGGCATTGCCCTCGGGAGGTCCGTGGCACAGGTGATGGTGACAGCCCTGCTCGACAACCTGTACTTTGTGTTGGCGGTGCCCCTGGTGCTACTCTCTGCAAAAAGGCAGCTGCTGCCCGAGCTGGAGACGCTGCATGAAACAGTTAGGCAAAGCCTGGGCATTGCCTTTGTAGTTTCATACCTGCTGATCGCCCTCTATGCCTTCACCATGTTCTACGCTTTGTTTCTTAACCCGCTGGCTGTGAAGCGGCTTCTGCTAAGGCTAGGGCATACCAGACTGTTTCGACGCTGGAGACAAGCTTTGTTTCGGCATGCCAATGAACTGCTGCTAGCCTCAAAGCACCTGCGTACGAAAAACAGGGCTTACTGGCTCCACGCCAGCATCTCAACTGCCTTTGTCTGGACGGCCCGCTACGCCATCATCGGCTGCCTGGTAGCTGCGTTCACGCAAATGGGTATAGGCGATCACTTTGTCGTGTTTGCACGCAACCTGGTGTACAAGATCGTGCTGCTGGTGTCCGTAACTCCTGGCGGAGCAGGGCTTGCAGAGCTTGTTTTCCCGGCTTTCTTCGGGGCTTTCCTGGGGAGCTTTACCACCGTTATTGTGCTGCTCTACCGCCTGCTAACCTATTACCTCTACCTGGTGGTTGGCACCCTCGTCTTCCCCCGTTGGGTAGCCAGGGTTTATACTTCTGAGGTAAGTGCTCCAATGCCTGCAACAGCGATCAGTACAGCTCACACATTCCCTTTACACATACCTGTAGCACCGTCGCAACATGAATAACCTACGCAAAAACCTGACCCGCCGCAAAAGTGTCACTGCGCTACAGGCGGACTATGAGCGGGACGGCAGCACCCACGGAACAGACCTGGTTCGTACGCTCCAGCTGAAGGACCTTGTCTCCTTTGGGATTGCCGCCATCATCGGTGCCGGTATTTTCAGCACCATCGGCAATGCCAGCGCAGCCGGCGGCCCCGGTGTATCGCTACTCTTCATCTTCACAGCTATTGCCTGCGGCTTTTCAGCGTTGTGCTACGCCCAGTTTGCCGCGGCCATTCCTGTATCCGGCAGCGCCTATACGTACGCCTATGCCTCGTTTGGGGAGCTGGTTGCCTGGATCATCGGCTGGGACCTTCTGATGGAGTATGCCATCGGTAACATCGCCGTAGCCATCTCCTGGTCCGACTACTTTACCGCCGTCTTGCATGGTGTTGGCTTCGGCGTACCGGAGTACCTGACGATGGACTACCTCAGCGCCTCCCGCGGCTACCAAACGGCGCTGGAGCTGCTGGCAGAAGGGCAAAGCCTCTCTGCCTTGCCCGGGCACATTCAAGCCGCTTATGTTGCCTGGCAAAACGCCCCTTCTCTGGGTGGCATCAAGTTGGTGGCGGATTTCCCGGCCCTGGCCATTACCGCGCTCATCACCTACCTGGTGTACATCGGCATCAAGGAATCGAAGCGCACAGCAAACTTGCTGGTGCTGCTGAAACTGCTGGTGATCCTGCTGGTAATCTCTGTGGGTGCCTTCTATGTAAAAACTGACAACTGGACCCCGTTTGCTCCAAATGGGCTGGCCGGCATCATGAAAGGAGTATCTGCCGTTTTCTTTGCCTACATCGGCTTTGATGCGATCTCTACCACGGCCGAGGAGTGTGAGAACCCGCAACGGGACCTGCCGCGTGCCATGATCCTGGCCCTCGTCATCTGTACTGTGCTTTACGTAGTGCTGGCGTTGGTGCTCACAGGCATGGTTCCTTTTGGCGAACTGGCCGTAGGAGACCCGCTGGCCTATGTGTTTTCGAGGGTGAAGCTGGATGTTATTGCGGGCATCGTAGCCACGAGTGCCATTGTGGCTATGGCCAGTGTACTACTGGTGTTTCAGTACGGGCAACCCCGCATCTGGATGACCATGAGCCGTGATGGGCTTCTCCCCGGTGCCTTCTCCCGCATCCACCCTAAACACAAAACGCCATACTTTGCCACCATTGTGACTGGCGTGGTTGTCGCAGTGCCTGCTCTTTTCATGAACCTGAC includes:
- a CDS encoding amino acid permease, whose protein sequence is MNNLRKNLTRRKSVTALQADYERDGSTHGTDLVRTLQLKDLVSFGIAAIIGAGIFSTIGNASAAGGPGVSLLFIFTAIACGFSALCYAQFAAAIPVSGSAYTYAYASFGELVAWIIGWDLLMEYAIGNIAVAISWSDYFTAVLHGVGFGVPEYLTMDYLSASRGYQTALELLAEGQSLSALPGHIQAAYVAWQNAPSLGGIKLVADFPALAITALITYLVYIGIKESKRTANLLVLLKLLVILLVISVGAFYVKTDNWTPFAPNGLAGIMKGVSAVFFAYIGFDAISTTAEECENPQRDLPRAMILALVICTVLYVVLALVLTGMVPFGELAVGDPLAYVFSRVKLDVIAGIVATSAIVAMASVLLVFQYGQPRIWMTMSRDGLLPGAFSRIHPKHKTPYFATIVTGVVVAVPALFMNLTEVTDLTSIGTLFAFALVCGGILLLEEKQKTAIATHKGFRVPYINGKYILPVLLLAATVLLFLYNKAAVTTFFSMSGGWGSLQHKISLYGFIGVTAVLTVLTFNRNLSLIPVLGLLINLYLMTELGLTNWSRFMAWLVLGLVIYFAYGYRNSKLHQQL
- a CDS encoding lysylphosphatidylglycerol synthase transmembrane domain-containing protein — its product is MILTKETLQAKFSPRKLLLPLLLGLGVVGYMLHQSYEPGQLQTLLQANPFWLAMALLLLLVRDCGYMHRIRYITEKELTWKQSFQVITLWEFASCALPSVVGGSTIASYILFKEGIALGRSVAQVMVTALLDNLYFVLAVPLVLLSAKRQLLPELETLHETVRQSLGIAFVVSYLLIALYAFTMFYALFLNPLAVKRLLLRLGHTRLFRRWRQALFRHANELLLASKHLRTKNRAYWLHASISTAFVWTARYAIIGCLVAAFTQMGIGDHFVVFARNLVYKIVLLVSVTPGGAGLAELVFPAFFGAFLGSFTTVIVLLYRLLTYYLYLVVGTLVFPRWVARVYTSEVSAPMPATAISTAHTFPLHIPVAPSQHE
- a CDS encoding DedA family protein — protein: MELFQNLLDFILHIDQHLILLLQEYRNWIYLILFLIVFCETGLVVTPFLPGDSLLFALGALAAIPSSGLQVALLLGLLCVAAILGDSFNYLTGIKLGAKVYHKNYWFLRQKHLQKAEQFYVRHGGRTIIYARFIPIVRTFAPFAAGMAKMHYKRFLYFNVVGALLWVFFFIMIGYLFGNLPAVKQNFSLLVMGIIGVSMLPPVLAFVKQRLVTPVRQ
- a CDS encoding KUP/HAK/KT family potassium transporter, which codes for MSLLSKGNAVSTGGLLISLGIIYGDIGTSPLYVMKAIIGDAPISEALVYGGISCVFWTLTLQTTIKYVLLTLQADNNGEGGIFSLYTLIRRKASWLVVPSMVGGAALLADGIITPPISVSSAIEGLRLLYPAIPTVPLVQAILTGLFLMQSFGTEIVGKAFGPIMLLWFTTLASLGAVSVVQHPEILQALNPAYAYNLLLYYPNGFWLLGTVFLCTTGAEALYSDLGHCGRPNIRLSWAFVKTSLLLNYLGQGAWLMTQEGSRLQGNPFYGLMPDWFLLFGITIATIAAIIASQALISGSFTLISEAIRLNLWPKVKLVYPTNLKGQLYVPSINWLLWLGCVGVVLYFRESEHMEAAYGLAITMAMLSTTVLMSYYLYTRFKSKVVVSLFLATYLLIELAFLVANLNKFPHGGWVSLLLGMLLLTVMYIWRNAYYIKRSFTEYVRLPDYLPALEALSTDETIPKYTTHLVFMTSASDPKEIESKIIYSIFQKRPKRADIYWFIHVETTDEPYTTEYKVQHIAEGDVIRIDFKLGFRVEQRINLFFRKVVEELVENGEVDITSRYQSLSKQHLIGDFRFVVLEKFLSYDNDLPLKKRLIMECYFNLKQFATSESKWFGLDTSSVKVEKVPLVIAPAKLPQLKRVLA